One region of Cottoperca gobio chromosome 19, fCotGob3.1, whole genome shotgun sequence genomic DNA includes:
- the tha1 gene encoding LOW QUALITY PROTEIN: threonine aldolase 1 (The sequence of the model RefSeq protein was modified relative to this genomic sequence to represent the inferred CDS: deleted 1 base in 1 codon) — protein MSLKTFSCRVLFKCLHHGVFASSKPLSARDAAAAVLGRSSTRGYYNTRKAKYPQQGGVAHGRVVDLRSDTVTKPGPAMRQAMAEAKVGDDVMREDPTVNELQTIAADMFQMEDALFVPSGTMSNLIAVMVHCRERGDEMIVGDLSHLHIYEQGGSAQLAGVHATTVNNLPDGSFDIEQLESKIRHGYPDPHYPRSRLICVENTHNIQGGRVLPLTFLQEVRALADRYGLSVHMDGARVMNAAVAQGVPPSTILQHTHTVSVCLSKGLGSPVGTILAGPQDFISQAVRCRKALGGGMRQAGILAAAGKLSLLEMVGRLEEDHHNAKTFAQALLDCDPPLFAVDMAAVETNILRFRLQEPSLSPSEFCARMGEVGEGEEAVLGQGIQVLMYPHFGNSVRAVWHLGISPEDTQLAIQKMQLVASQYLKEMAG, from the exons ATGtctttgaaaacattttcctgcagagttttgtttaaatgtttgcacCACGGTGTTTTCGCCTCGAGCAAACCGCTCAGTGCACGAGATGCAGCAGCTGCCGTGTTGGGACGAAGCTCCACGCGAGGCTATTACAACACCCGGAAAGCCAAGTATCCACAACAAGGCGGAGTGGCCCACGGCCGGGTAGTCGACCTCCGTAGCGACACGGTGACCAAGCCCGGGCCGGCAATGAGGCAGGCCATGGCGGAAGCCAAGGTCGGAGATGACGTGATGAGAGAAGACCCGACTGTTAACG AGTTACAGACAATTGCAGCTGATATGTTTCAAATGGAGGACGCCCTGTTCGTTCCCTCTGGAACCATGAGTAATCTCATCGCAG TGATGGTGCACTGCAGAGAGCGGGGCGACGAGATGATTGTGGGAGATCTGTCGCATTTACACATCTACGAGCAAGGAGGCAGCGCACAG CTGGCTGGTGTCCACGCCACCACGGTGAACAATCTGCCCGATGGATCATTTGACATAGAGCAG TTAGAATCGAAGATCCGCCACGGTTACCCCGACCCCCACTACCCCCGCTCACGCCTCATATGTgtggagaacacacacaacatacagggAGGGCGTGTGCTGCCTCTGACCTTCCTgcaggag GTTCGTGCTTTGGCAGATAGATATGGTCTGTCGGTCCACATGGACGGAGCCAGGGTGATGAACGCTGCTGTGGCTCAGGGGGTCCCTCCATCCACCatactgcagcacacacacaccgtcagtgTGTGCCTCTCCAAG GGTTTGGGTTCCCCTGTGGGAACTATACTGGCTGGACCCCAAGACTTCATATCCCAGGCAGTGCGGTGCCGTAAAGCCCTGGGTGGAGGGATGCGGCAGGCTGGTATACTGGCAGCAGCTGGAAAACTGTCTTTACTGGAGATGGTAGGAAGACTGGAGGAGGATCACCACAATGCAAAAACCTTTGCTCAAG CTCTGCTTGACTGTGACCCTCCTCTATTCGCTGTAGACATGGCCGCCGTGGAGACAAACATCCTGCGTTTCCGTCTACAAGAGCCCAGTTTAAGCCCCTCTGAGTTCTGTGCTCGCATGGGTGAGGTtggtgagggagaggaggcagtACTGGGACAGGGGATACAAGTTCTCATGTACCCCCATTTTGGAAATTCAGTACGGGCCGTATGGCATCTTGGGATTTCCCCTGAAGATACGCAGCTGGCCATCCAGAAAATGCAACTTGTGGCTTCGCAGTACTTGAAGGAAATGGCAGGTTAG